The following proteins are encoded in a genomic region of Spirochaetota bacterium:
- a CDS encoding trypsin-like peptidase domain-containing protein translates to MKKVLMFAFLGTAVIAASSLYGEQFLGDTGRESPLKKQNQNSPIYELQRTFQKIYDQYRNSVVFISTEKTVKTAYRDPFMDDPFFREFFGKNRPAPDSRKQKGLGTGFIVSADGYICTNHHVVANMDSVMVRINNKDYKAALVGSDQLTDIALLKVAGSGSFTPVYFGNSDSVKVGDMAIAIGNPFGLDKTITTGVISATGRHVYNDMGISHIQTDASINPGNSGGPLINIDGEVIGVNRMIYSSTGGSLGIGFAIPINTARDTLIQLKRYGKVKRGYIGVQISPLTPEFARELGLQKPEGALVGAVEKEGPADKAGLRIRDVITHIEGKAIRDFSDLVSLVGATGIGKSVRVTVWRDKSEINVWVTVKERP, encoded by the coding sequence ATGAAAAAAGTATTGATGTTTGCCTTCCTTGGAACAGCCGTCATCGCCGCCTCCTCTCTGTACGGGGAACAATTCCTGGGTGATACGGGCCGTGAATCGCCCCTGAAAAAGCAGAACCAGAATTCGCCGATCTACGAGCTCCAGAGGACGTTCCAGAAGATCTACGACCAGTACCGCAACAGCGTCGTATTCATCAGCACCGAGAAGACGGTCAAGACCGCGTATCGTGATCCCTTCATGGACGACCCCTTCTTCCGGGAGTTCTTCGGGAAGAACCGGCCGGCGCCCGATTCGCGCAAGCAGAAGGGCCTCGGCACCGGGTTTATCGTATCCGCCGACGGGTATATCTGCACCAACCACCACGTGGTCGCCAACATGGATTCGGTCATGGTCAGGATAAACAACAAGGACTACAAGGCGGCCCTGGTCGGCTCGGACCAGCTGACCGATATCGCCCTCCTGAAAGTCGCCGGCAGCGGGAGTTTCACGCCGGTCTATTTCGGGAATTCCGACAGCGTTAAGGTCGGCGACATGGCCATCGCCATCGGCAACCCCTTCGGCCTCGACAAGACCATCACTACGGGCGTCATAAGCGCCACCGGTCGCCACGTGTACAACGACATGGGCATTTCCCACATACAGACCGACGCGTCCATCAACCCCGGCAACAGCGGCGGGCCCCTCATCAACATCGACGGAGAAGTGATCGGCGTCAACCGCATGATATACTCCAGCACCGGCGGGAGTCTCGGGATCGGCTTCGCCATCCCGATCAATACCGCGAGGGACACGCTGATACAGCTCAAGAGATACGGGAAGGTCAAACGGGGCTACATCGGGGTCCAGATATCCCCCCTCACGCCGGAATTCGCCAGGGAGCTGGGGCTGCAGAAGCCCGAGGGCGCCCTGGTGGGGGCCGTGGAAAAGGAAGGCCCGGCCGACAAGGCCGGGCTCCGTATCAGGGATGTCATTACTCATATCGAGGGTAAGGCCATTCGGGACTTCTCCGACCTGGTGTCGCTGGTCGGCGCCACCGGGATCGGTAAAAGCGTCAGGGTCACCGTCTGGAGAGACAAGAGCGAGATTAATGTCTGGGTGACGGTGAAAGAGCGGCCCTGA